In the Balaenoptera ricei isolate mBalRic1 chromosome 1, mBalRic1.hap2, whole genome shotgun sequence genome, CCACAGCCCTCACCAAATGTGGCAGAGTAAGGAAAGGAAGGCGGCTTCTGCCTTCATAGGATCCTCAGTAGGGGAGACAGAGCTAGCAAATCTCAATCATGTGTGATCCCCTTGGCAAAGACGTTTAAATGATTCAGAATACGTTTATGCATAAGgacaaggggaagggggagagggcaagaatatacatttgCTAGAAGGCTGCAGAATAAGTTCTAAATACTATAAAAGGAGTAATCCAGTAAGATTCCTGGAGAAATGAGCCTTAAACTCAAATGCTGAGGATAGGTGAAGTGTCTAGTTCTGGGTGAGTGGGCTCCAAGAAAAGAAAGATGTACAAGTTACTACCTGTACTCTTCCTTCAAAAAGGCTTCTCACTACTCACACATCCAGAGGTAGTACATGGTGGATACTGTCTTCTGAAATTCTTGGGGGATCTCCATGGAGATATCCTGGAAAAAGCAGGGCTGAACTGGGCAAAAAGAAGGTAGAGGGGGCCAATTGTTCTGTCGAGCTGTAAGGCACAAAAAGAGCAGGAGGATCTCACAAGTGAGACAGAGACCAACAAATCACTCCCCCTTCCTTTCACCTCCGGTCCTCTCTTCTATTTCCAATTTGAGGGTTCAAAGAAACAAGGGCAAGTGGCAAAAGTTATTTTAATACTGAGTGTTTATTAGGACTTGTGTTTATTATGACTTACAACTTCTAAGCACTGTGCCCAGCATTTTGTATAGATGACTttgtttaaccctcacaacaatcctgtcaAACAGGTAcaaacattattctcattttacaagtgaggaaactgaggcactcaagattaaataacttgcctaagagCTCACCCTTAATAAGACATAGCACCCAAATTCAAACTCAGCAATCTGGCTCCAGTGCCCATGCTCTGAGGTCCTTTTTTGAGACTTCGAACCTGTCAGATGCCCTCCCCAACCCTATCAAGgatccacttactagctgtgcccCCGAGGGCAGCATGCTGGAGTTCTCGCTCCCTACGGTCCAACTCCTCTGCCTTCCGGTTGAGCTCCTCCTGCTTCTTTAGCAGCTCAGCTGTGGCTGCTGCAGCTGAAGCCTGACCAGTATGAGCAGAGGGCAATGTGAGTCCTGAACCCAGGGCTGGCCCCTCTCCTCAACCCCTACCCATACACCCCCTTTACCTGGGTGCTGTAGGAGCCATAGTTCTTGGGTTCTGTGGGGCTGAGCTTTCTCGAAGACTGCAAAGGGGGAGCTGAGGGTGGAGCTATCGGAACAGGGGCAGGAGGCTCATAGCTTGGTGGTGGCTGTTGAGTTTGGAAAAAACCTTAGGGATCATCTAGTCGTTCATAACACAGGAATCTAGAGTCTACTTGAATACCTTTAGACCTAGAACTCATTACCTAAGgtggcagcccctcccccagttgTTAGAAAGCTAGTTCTTGTGTTTGTATCAGAGAACTCTTTTACAACCTGCAGCAGCCCCCATAACCTCTCACATCGAGTTCCTTAGCCAGGACTCAAAGCACTTATCTACCGTATCAACCtccttaaacttttaaaaactcttaccTTTTTCTATTGCAGTGAGACAAACAGGTCTAGTCTTTTTCATCCCTTGTTTTCTAACTGTATATCTAAACATAGTTTGTTTTCTCCGCAACTCCAACCGGCCCCAtcccttttcttcttcaaaaaaGGCTCCCCAGACAGGGTCTTCATCAGGCCCTGCCAGACTCCAGGTCCTCCCAACACTGACATTTAGAGCTCAAACCGATGGATCCTTGGCCTTAGTGTCTTTAGAAGGATTAGGCATCCCATGGCAGACTGGTCTCtctcagggagctaagatcacgGTGTTTCTTCCTTTGCGTGCAAAAAAGTCCCCTATACCCCAACAAAGTGGGTCTGTTAGCATACCCTACCCTTCCTCGCTCGCCCGTGCTCTCCAGAATCTCACCTCCCGGGTCTCAAAAGGGTTGTAGACGTCAAGCGTGGCATACTGTGTGCTGGGTCGGTGCTGGATCACAGCTGGGTCCTGTGGGCAAAGATCTGGGGCTCAGCTGGCACCTGGTGCCTCTGGGGGAACTAACAGGGGCCTCTTTTCAATTGCTGTGGCTCCAAGGACTGCAGCTTGGGGCCCACGCTGTTGTCCCCATATTTGCCCCCAATCCTTCACGCCACACTGCCAGTACCAGCTCCTTAAGGGGCAGGGCCCGCCCCCCCAGGATGCTCACTGGTCTGGAGTAGTCGTCACTCCCACGTGGCGGCCCTTCCTCGGATCAAATGTCACGAACGGGAATACAAGTTAGCCCGACCCTCTAGACTCGAGAAATTACCCCAGCTGCCCCAAAGAGGCCGGCGCAAGTCACCTGAAAGGGGTTGTCAAGCTCGCCGGGCTCGGCGAAGGGGTTTCCACCGTCTCTGCTTTGAGCCATGTTTGCAACTTCCGCTTGGGCCGCCCCCTGCCCTCCACGCCCCTGCCGCGGCAGTGGCGGCGGCCGTGGCTCTCAGAGCTCCCTCCGCTCCTCTCGGTCCGCCCCGCTTCTCTGTGCACGGATTGGCTTTACACACCGGAAGGGTCACAAGGATCCCCGCAGCAGCAGGAGGGTTGCGCCTGCGTCTCGGTCAAAGGCAAAGAGGGAAGTGCCCCACGTGACACCTCTAACTCAGTCTCGGTAGCCAAGTACCGCCCCTTCCCCACGTGATTTCCCTCAATTAACGAACTACACCTCCCAGCAGGCCTCGCGTCAGAACCCCTGTCCCTCCTAGTCTTCCGAGATATACGACCGGGGTCTTCCGACCGGTGGTGGTAGTCTCCCAGGAGCCCAGTTGAGCACATTTTTaaatctggatttctggcttTATCCTGGGGCCCAGCCTAAGAGCTACAGTAGTCGAACCTCCTTCCCAAACCTTATCATTCCAGATAACCCTTATCACCGTCAAGAAATGTTACCCACCCATCACTCTCCTCCCAAGACAAACCGGACAGGTAAACTGGTGACCTGACTATGGTTAATTTTGGAGGGTAAGATGGGACTCCCTTCGTTGCCAATCTTCTCATCCCTCCACCCCAGGACCCCCAAACCTCAAACTCCAGGGATGGGGGTCAGATGAAGCACGTCATTTTATTTCACAAAGACTGTACAAAATTCCTTATAAAACATGGGATAGATGCCATCTGGTTACCTCATTCTGCCCCCATCCAACTCAGTTGTGAAGGGGCAAGTGAGGGTGGGAAAAGTGTGAGATGGAATAGCATTATGTACAAGGCAGGGGTTGAAGCAATAGGTCCAAGTTCTTTCATATTTACACTATTTCACATATTCACAGGTACATAGGGAGCCAGTAGGAAGGAGTGGGCTCCGGCTCTGTTCTCTTGTATAAAAAAGCACCAGTGTCCTGGACTGGACACCCACTGCTGTTAGAGTGGCAGGGGGGCCCAGGGCCTGATCGTCACCGACTAATATCCCGACTGGAGTCCCACAACTTGGCGGTAGGTGGCTCAGCCCGAAGGCGGGCGAAGAAAGGGTGTTGAAGGGCTTCGCCCAAGGTCAGCCGCTTAGCAGGTTCATACTCTAGCATGCTTTCAATCAGATCGAAGAGCTGGTGGTGTTCCTCTGCCTCTGAGGTCAGATACCGCTGGTGGTGGAGGGCAGGAAAAAGGTGAGGCACGATGCCTTACAAACCCTGCGTTCTTCAAGGCCCTAGATTTCAATCCTGAAGGACCACGGCTCTGCTTGCTACCATTATGAATGACCACACCGTGACCATTTCTGATGTCACAGCTCACCCTACCTTCCCACTAGCACAATTATTCCTTCATACTCTTTGAAAGTTCTACTTGTATATCCTTGTCAACTTCATGAATCTTCTTTAGCTCAATAAAATGTAACCTCTTCaaaggtagtttattcttttttgccTGACCTAAAGAATCCAGGACATTGCTTTCATCTCTGGTTGGCTCAAGAAAAACATGGCTGTCTAACCTCATTCCCTCCATAAAACCACTCCCTCTTATCTCTCTTCTATCAACAAAAGATGTCTTCTTTCAGTtttcctccccttctttcctAACCCTCTGCTTGTGAAATGCATTCCAGGGGCAAAACACCTTAAGAAGAAAGTGACCTCTGGGTGGTGGGCACAATTTATTCCCAGCCCGGCTCACCCGAAGTGGTTTGCAGTTTTCTCGAACGTAGCGCCCAGCTGATGTGTTCTCATCCCAATCCAGGCGACCCCGATAAAAATATTTCTGCTTCctagaggggaagggggaagttGAGGAATCAGGAGGTTCCTCTTTTTGTGGGATGATTCCCTTCTTCCCCCATCTCAAGAGTAGCTGAGGGGAGGGCAGgtgtcaaagaaaaaagaaaacgatGTGATAGAGACCAATTTtgtggagagaaaaggaaaagggttAAGTCCCTCCCACTCGAGGTTCACCTTGTCTTTCGGATCATCCGGGAAGGGATAGGACCCAAGATCCTTTCCATCATGGCTAGATGTTCTCTGTTGTCATGCGTCTGGGAAACAAAGACAGAACTGAGCATGGGACCGAGAGGGGATCCTGAGGTCTAGCCGCCAAGAAGATAAGCAATGTGGAGTGAGCAGGCAGCTCCTCAGCAGACAAGGAAATTAGGTAGGAGAATACCTAGTGGTCATATAAAACACCCCACCACTTACTTGGAAGAGGGTGAAGCCAACATAGTATTCGAAGATGATGCAGCCTATACTCCACACATCACAAGGCTGAGACCAGCCCAACTCTGGGTAGGAATGGGAAGGAAAAGGTACTGTGAGGCTCAGGGGGCCCTATCCTCACCACCACACCCCCTCACATACTTGGACAACCTTGCCCTTCCCCCCTTACCGAGGATGACCTCTGGTGCTCGGTAATGGCGGGTGGAGACAATGGTACTATGGTGTTCATGGTCAAAGGTGGCACTGCCAAAGTCTACCACCCGCACAGCTGTGCTCTTCACACTGCGCTCATCTCGCTTCTAGGAGCAAAGCAGGAAGAACATGAACCTCTGCACCGAGACTAAGAGAATGAACAGACCGAGCTTCTACCACTATTCTCTAAAGTGCTTctgagccttaaaaaaacaactttgacCTCCTGCCTGCTCCCACACATGCCTTCTGCTTTACAGCCGCCCCCATAGCCAGCAGACTACTTTAGGAGTGGGGGAGGAAGAAGATTTAGGAATAACTGTGGAATATCATGCAAGTCTCTATGCATCTGAAGAGTATACCCAAGTGACTAGTGTACAGTATTTGTGAAAATATATAGCAGGTAGCAAAATGAGAAATAGCTTCCTTAGCTGAGATCTCCATGATCTCCAGTTACTCAGTGGAGCTGACCTTTCCttacagaaagagaaggaaacccAAACCAAGAACCTTGAATGCATTTTCACTCTACTGGAAAGTTAACTGAGGttctttttccaaattcttttccaatttaagtCTTATATCTCTCCCCTTCCATCTATTCTGGTACTGCAGTTTTACTCAGTCAGAGCCAGAGCAGAAAATGTGGGAGAAAGAAGTAAAAGGGAGGACAGAAAGGGCTAAGAGAAAGGCAAAGTGGCATGGCCACCTGTGCCCACTGGCCAAGGGGTGGACCCTGTCCATCTTACCTTCTCTAGGTTGTAGGTGAGTTCGTAGTCCGAATTCACAAACAGAATATTTTCAGGCTTGAGGTCCGTATGTGTCAGCTTGTTATCGTGGAGGACTGCAGAGGAGAAGGCCAGGTCAGGGTTGGTCCAGGTGGCCAGAGCTAACTGGTACCAGCTGACCCCAGGCTTGGTCACCTAGCTCAAAGCTGGTGAGAAGGCAGGTCCAGAAGCACTAGGCTGCTTTCTGCTCTACATCCAAATGAAATGCCTAGTCTAAGAAGCCctgtacttatttaatttttgaattttatttattttttatacagcaggttcttattatctgttttatacatattagtgtatataggtcaatcccaatctcccaattcatcccaccaccaccacccctgccactttccccccttggtgtccatacgtttgttctctacatctgtgtctccatttctgccctgcaaaccggttcatctgtaccgtttttctaggttccacatatatgcattaatatacgatatttgtttttctccttctgacttacttcactttgtatgacagtctctaggtccatccacgtcagaAGCCCTATACTTATTAACGTCAGATATACATGTACTTCTCAACCCATGTATAAAGATGGCTTGCTAcgggttgtattttttttttttttttgccacaccatgtgacacgcgggatcttagttccccaaccagggatcgaacccacaccccctgcagtggaagaatggagtcttaaccgctggactgccacgGAAATCCCTATGGGTTGAATTTTTGTAGTGACTTTGACATGCGTCCGTCTGACTCCTGTGAATTCAACTCTGTGAAACTGTACTGTTATGAAGACTCAAGAGGAAGTATGTACTAGTCCCTACCTGGCCCCTTGGCTGCACTACTCCCTCCTCCCGCCTGGTTTGCTGGGAACAGAGAGCACTCTCAGCTCAGACAAATGTAAACCTCTAGCTTGAGgaatctttctgtctctttgtgctTGCTGCCTGACTTacactttcccaaggaaggggaataaaggaaaaaagaggtaATTAGGTGCTTTGACTTCAAACACTTTCTCTTCCAGCTCCTGCTAGGTTGAATGTGGAGTAAGAGCAATCAGTGATGGTAAGGACATCAGTGAAGGAgttaagtcagaagagaaagagaggtcaACATGACAGTGAACAGAAGAACTGCAGATAATTGAGTTGACTGTTTAGGGGCTTCAGCAGTGCACAACTGAGACAGAAGAGGTCCAATGGAGGGAGGGGCTGCCCCAGAGTCCGCCTCGGCCCGCCCCACTCACACTTGACGGCCTGGCACAGCTGGAAGGCCATGTGGCGCACTTGGTGGATGGGGTAGGGCAGGTAGTTGTTGTCTTTGAGGAAATCGAAGGTGCTAAGGCCCAGAAGCTCAAAGGAGATACACATGTGGCCATGGTAGTCAAACCAGTCAAACATCTGGACACAGAGgctgggaagagagatgggggaaggggGATGTCTGATGAGCTCCCATCTGCCCACCACCCCTCCAACAAAGAGGGACTGCATAGCTGTTGATTCCACATACTTGTATAAAAACATGCCAGCTATTATCACCAAGAAAATTCAGTTCAGCTAAGCAGTGGCCTTTCTGACAGACCCAAGGAGAGAAGTACTACCTGTGAAACTTCAAGCCATTTTCCTGCAAcattttaaatagttaaaaaaaattctatttgctGAGGAGCTGCCAAGCACCAGGCTTCAGTGTGGACCATAAATTGTCAAAGTGCCACTTCTGCATTCTGACCCCAACTCCCGCTCCTGAAATTCACTCACCATCAGCCATCATTGGGCCCATGTTTATACCTACTTATGTCTTTGCTTAATACTCTTATTCTACATTTGGATTATGGAATGTGTGTGAACAGAAAAATTACACATAAATGTCTGTGGCTTCATTAGCATAGTTCTAGGTACTAAAAGCACAACTAATTTTTTGATGAAAATGTTGATTCTCAGTCTCAGGCCCATTTCCAGGGCATATCCCTACTGAGGCCATCTTGGGTCAGAGCCAAACTGCAGAGCAATCTAACTGCCCTGAAAACAAGGGGAAAGGATTAGAGAATGTCACAgaccctcccttcctgccttaaTGTTCTACTACTCTAAGATGATGAACAAAAGATGGATGGATGAGAAGGTCTACAACTCCCCTGCCTGTCTAGTACAGGTCGGGAAGGTTTTCCTGTGTAGGGGTGGAGCCTCTCAGACTCCCCACATACTCCTTCACTCACTTACTTCTTGTTGTCAGGATCCTTCTCATTGATTTTCTCCAGCACATTGATTTCAAGTCGAGCTGCTTCCTTGTACTTTTCCACATTTTTAATGATCTTCAGGGCAACTCGAGCTCCGCCCCTATAGGATGGCAGGAGAGGCTTTTGCTGGAATCTCAAGAACATCTCAGACTGAACAGGGCTGCCTGGGGATTAAGATATCCTACCTCTGGCTCATTAGCAAAAAAGCCCCAGATAACCCTCACTACCTCTTTATGGCTACCAGGTGTGTAGTACAGAGGGGGCTGACAGTTACCTGCGATGGTCAACACATTGTACAACTCGGCCGAAGGTCCCCTCTCCCAAGGTGCTTACAATTtcatctgaaatgaaaaagagcagggtcggggagagggagggagagaaggtgggGAATGAGCTGAGTTCGAAGAAAAAAGGGTACAGCAACCTGGGGTGAGGAGATGAAGGAAGGGGGAACAGATACAGATGGTCACAGGGGAAGAAAACCCCTGCATGATTCCCACCACCTTTAACCCAGGGGCCATGAGAGCTGGGAGTGGACAGCAGAGGTCAATTCTCAACAGCAACTCAAACCACCCAGATAAACAACACCACTGAGAAAAGGCAAAAGAGGCTGTGACTTGGGTTGGCTCGGGACGTTAGGATGGCTATGGGACCATTACAGGCTATAGGATTGTTACGATTTGGCTTGTACATCGCTCTTGTAGCCAGTCCCCGACGTGGTAGATGAGGTGGCCCTCAGCGTCGTCCTCTACACTCTTGGCTCTCCGGCTGCTGTGCTGctgtcggggggcggggggggtcgGAGCAAGCCAGGTGTCGGAGCGGGGGCCGGAGGGAGGcggggtgggtggtggaggggtCACCGGTCACAGGCGCCCAGCCAGGGGGGACAGACGATGATGGGGGACAGTGGAAGGGAACACGTCAGATGCAGTAAGGCGGATCGGGGTGAGAAGAGAGAGCGGCGCATAATCCCAAGGCCCCAAACCCAAAATGGGAACGGGGAGAGGCATGGGCAGAGCAGAGAAGTGGTGTCGTTGCCAATGTCACCCACAACCCCATGCTCTACACGATGCCCTTCCAGGCGGGCACAGGTCTCCCCTTGCCCCCACCCAAGCCCACCTGCTGATGGGGCCATGAAGTCCAGGGCTTGGGGGAGAAAGGCAGTTCACAAGCAAGGTCCCCATTAGAAAGTGGAGGCCTTGGGGGTGGAGGAGCCACTCCCAACACAATAAGCCCAGCATGCCAGGGAGGGCACTGGGGCTCACAAATGCTCTGTGCCCATCAATCTCCAAAGCAGATTCCAGGGCCCTCCAAGAGTCGGAGAGCTTCCAAGAGAGTAGACAGACTCAGTGCCCACCTCAGTGTTCATGCCCCAAATGCTCAGATGAGAACAAGGATACTTCTCACTTACCAGGGTCCCAGAGGGCTGAAgaagagtggggagaggaagggcctGGGCTGACACTCACCGAAGATGAGCGGCTGAATGTCCGGCTGCGCCGCCTCTGCCGTCTGTGCTTCCTACGGCTGCTGCGCTGGCTGCGGTAACTGCTGTTCTCCCGATGATATTCGTAGGAATGCCGGTAGTCTGTGTCATAGTAGGCTTCTCCCCGATCCCGGCTGTAGTCGTTGCGCCTGTAGCTGCCACAGTATCGCCGGTCATACGCCCTCCGGTCGGATGAACGATCATCATAGCTGCTGTTGGACAACAAACACCCGTTAAGTGTATCTGTTCAGGCCACATTCCTTGTCATACCATGTAACAAGGTCCTCCCTCACCGAGGACAAGGAGTATCGCTAGAAAAGTTGCTCTCACACACTCAAGTCTCTCTGTGAGGACCAAGGCCCAGGGCAGTGAAGTAACTAAGCACAGAGGAGGATGCCCACACCTGCACATCACCAAAACCTCTGAAAACACCAGCAGAACAACTCCCTCTGagggcctcctcctcccctccagtgATGCAATGGAATAAacagtcatttcttttttgagCTATTCCTGACTGATATCCAGCTTTGCTCCAAACTATCCCTAACCCATCCCTCCCACTAAACATGCTGCTAAGTTATTAAAACCATGGAGACCTAACTTTGTCTTGTCTATTAGCTCATTAGCTACCTCTAGCCCCTAGTTCTTTGCACTTGCTTTCCCTTTGTCTGGGACACTTCTCTCGTCTTTCAGACAAGCTTAGATGTCACGTTCTCTGGGACGTTTTCCCTGAACTACACATCTTGCCCCACTCCAACCAAACCTGTTGGATGCTTCCTCAGCCCCTTACTATATACTTCCTCTATGATAAGACTCTTAACACCAGTGTAAATGGGTTATTTTGTTATCCGTTTTGAGCATAACCTTCCACCAGCTACTTAGCTTGAAaccaataaatctttgttgaataaaCGAATAAGTGAGTGGGCCAAGTGTGAGTTTCTCTTCCTGAAGCCTCACCTCCGGGAACGGACATGGTAGCTGTCTTCCCGTCGGCGCCGCCGTGTCCGGTCACTGCTGCTTGACCAGGAGCGGCTTCTTCGTCTCTTATGCTTTCGGCTCCGATAGTGTTCGTGGTAACTCCCCCGGCTGCCTCTCTCTGAAGAGTGGTATCTTCGAGGATGAGGCAtctggaagggaaggaaaagtagCAATAGTGGGGCGAGCTCTGAGTTTTCAGAAGTGCCCTCCAAGGACTGGCTGCTCCAGAGATGCTAAGCTGCTTTCTGCTCttcaatttctactttttttttaaaccactcacAACTTCCTCAGTCCTCCTCTGTGCTTACAATTCCTCCTTAATGGAGTATATCTATTCACCTACTAACTCTAGCTAAAAATTTTAGGAATCTTCCCCCCCACTCAGCTCATTGCTCTATTCTGATTTCCCTCAAACATGCCTTTATGAAGACACTTAGGTCTGGGCCACAGCTCATTACAGTTGAGACTGTGTAACTGATAAAGACTGCAACAGTTCATCATTGGCTGGTATCTAGGATAGATATGTGCCACGCTAAGTTCCTCATAACTCAACAAGATAATGCTTTACCACACACTATTATCACAAATGTTTTACAATCATTAAAAGTGTATCTTATCTCCCCAAATAGGCCATCCATGTCCTGAAGGCAGGAATCCAGTTTCCCAGGTTTCTACATATAGTTGTATAAACCAAATATAAGCAAGTTCCAGGGATCTGGGTCTGGCCCCTTTAACTATCTTAATCATTTCTCACATCACTGGCCAAATCCCCCTTGAATGGTTTTAAATACATGTGGCTCCAAGCTGCAGTCAGCTTCCCATCCAGCCCCTCCCCTTTTGTGCTTACTAAGTACAGAATAACTGGTTTTTAATTAATATCAGCACCAGTTGGCTAAAAGCTGGCCACCTTCTGGTTATTGGAATTGGAATGGCATAGTGCAcaaatcctttttttccttcaaggaaAGAATCAGAGAGAAATCACTGTCACAATCCAGGAATATGAGAAGAGGAGGGCAGAAAGCAATTAAATAGGCCCAGGGACAGAAGTCTTGTTGTGGGGGGGCAGGATTAGGTGTGGAAAAGGCATGACTCCAACATCTGGCTCCCACTCTGAGCTACTTCTCAAATTGAGGACGGTGGCATTTGATTCATTCCTGGCCTAACAGGGCTTGTAGGAAACCAAGAAGATGCAAGCACAAGATTCTCCCAGGTAATCCAACCTTGCTTAGCACAGCTACACAAATGTCATCTCACCATATACATACTGCCACCAAAGTCCCTCACAGGCTGTCCTTCTCCACATTCCCCAAAGGATCTCCAGCCTGCAACCTTTCTCAACTTgtgcatctttttctttctctttctcactcagaaaatccagaaataactCCTAGGGTAAAAATCTCTTTCCATATCCTCCAAGTGACACAGTGGTGTCTTCCCCGTCTCCGGCTTTGGTCCAACTTTGATATTCTGCTCTTTCTCATCTCTGGAACCACT is a window encoding:
- the CLK2 gene encoding dual specificity protein kinase CLK2 isoform X4, producing the protein MPHPRRYHSSERGSRGSYHEHYRSRKHKRRRSRSWSSSSDRTRRRRREDSYHVRSRSYDDRSSDRRAYDRRYCGSYRRNDYSRDRGEAYYDTDYRHSYEYHRENSSYRSQRSSRRKHRRQRRRSRTFSRSSSHSSRRAKSVEDDAEGHLIYHVGDWLQERYEIVSTLGEGTFGRVVQCVDHRRGGARVALKIIKNVEKYKEAARLEINVLEKINEKDPDNKNLCVQMFDWFDYHGHMCISFELLGLSTFDFLKDNNYLPYPIHQVRHMAFQLCQAVKFLHDNKLTHTDLKPENILFVNSDYELTYNLEKKRDERSVKSTAVRVVDFGSATFDHEHHSTIVSTRHYRAPEVILELGWSQPCDVWSIGCIIFEYYVGFTLFQTHDNREHLAMMERILGPIPSRMIRKTRKQKYFYRGRLDWDENTSAGRYVRENCKPLRRYLTSEAEEHHQLFDLIESMLEYEPAKRLTLGEALQHPFFARLRAEPPTAKLWDSSRDISR
- the CLK2 gene encoding dual specificity protein kinase CLK2 isoform X3, whose amino-acid sequence is MPHPRRYHSSERGSRGSYHEHYRSRKHKRRRSRSWSSSSDRTRRRRREDSYHVRSRSYDDRSSDRRAYDRRYCGSYRRNDYSRDRGEAYYDTDYRHSYEYHRENSSYRSQRSSRRKHRRQRRRSRTFSRSSSQHSSRRAKSVEDDAEGHLIYHVGDWLQERYEIVSTLGEGTFGRVVQCVDHRRGGARVALKIIKNVEKYKEAARLEINVLEKINEKDPDNKNLCVQMFDWFDYHGHMCISFELLGLSTFDFLKDNNYLPYPIHQVRHMAFQLCQAVKFLHDNKLTHTDLKPENILFVNSDYELTYNLEKKRDERSVKSTAVRVVDFGSATFDHEHHSTIVSTRHYRAPEVILELGWSQPCDVWSIGCIIFEYYVGFTLFQTHDNREHLAMMERILGPIPSRMIRKTRKQKYFYRGRLDWDENTSAGRYVRENCKPLRRYLTSEAEEHHQLFDLIESMLEYEPAKRLTLGEALQHPFFARLRAEPPTAKLWDSSRDISR
- the CLK2 gene encoding dual specificity protein kinase CLK2 isoform X2 → MPHPRRYHSSERGSRGSYHEHYRSRKHKRRRSRSWSSSSDRTRRRRREDSYHVRSRSSYDDRSSDRRAYDRRYCGSYRRNDYSRDRGEAYYDTDYRHSYEYHRENSSYRSQRSSRRKHRRQRRRSRTFSRSSSHSSRRAKSVEDDAEGHLIYHVGDWLQERYEIVSTLGEGTFGRVVQCVDHRRGGARVALKIIKNVEKYKEAARLEINVLEKINEKDPDNKNLCVQMFDWFDYHGHMCISFELLGLSTFDFLKDNNYLPYPIHQVRHMAFQLCQAVKFLHDNKLTHTDLKPENILFVNSDYELTYNLEKKRDERSVKSTAVRVVDFGSATFDHEHHSTIVSTRHYRAPEVILELGWSQPCDVWSIGCIIFEYYVGFTLFQTHDNREHLAMMERILGPIPSRMIRKTRKQKYFYRGRLDWDENTSAGRYVRENCKPLRRYLTSEAEEHHQLFDLIESMLEYEPAKRLTLGEALQHPFFARLRAEPPTAKLWDSSRDISR
- the CLK2 gene encoding dual specificity protein kinase CLK2 isoform X1; translation: MPHPRRYHSSERGSRGSYHEHYRSRKHKRRRSRSWSSSSDRTRRRRREDSYHVRSRSSYDDRSSDRRAYDRRYCGSYRRNDYSRDRGEAYYDTDYRHSYEYHRENSSYRSQRSSRRKHRRQRRRSRTFSRSSSQHSSRRAKSVEDDAEGHLIYHVGDWLQERYEIVSTLGEGTFGRVVQCVDHRRGGARVALKIIKNVEKYKEAARLEINVLEKINEKDPDNKNLCVQMFDWFDYHGHMCISFELLGLSTFDFLKDNNYLPYPIHQVRHMAFQLCQAVKFLHDNKLTHTDLKPENILFVNSDYELTYNLEKKRDERSVKSTAVRVVDFGSATFDHEHHSTIVSTRHYRAPEVILELGWSQPCDVWSIGCIIFEYYVGFTLFQTHDNREHLAMMERILGPIPSRMIRKTRKQKYFYRGRLDWDENTSAGRYVRENCKPLRRYLTSEAEEHHQLFDLIESMLEYEPAKRLTLGEALQHPFFARLRAEPPTAKLWDSSRDISR
- the CLK2 gene encoding dual specificity protein kinase CLK2 isoform X5, which gives rise to MFDWFDYHGHMCISFELLGLSTFDFLKDNNYLPYPIHQVRHMAFQLCQAVKFLHDNKLTHTDLKPENILFVNSDYELTYNLEKKRDERSVKSTAVRVVDFGSATFDHEHHSTIVSTRHYRAPEVILELGWSQPCDVWSIGCIIFEYYVGFTLFQTHDNREHLAMMERILGPIPSRMIRKTRKQKYFYRGRLDWDENTSAGRYVRENCKPLRRYLTSEAEEHHQLFDLIESMLEYEPAKRLTLGEALQHPFFARLRAEPPTAKLWDSSRDISR